One genomic region from Ammospiza caudacuta isolate bAmmCau1 chromosome 1, bAmmCau1.pri, whole genome shotgun sequence encodes:
- the JCAD gene encoding junctional cadherin 5-associated protein isoform X1 produces the protein MFSVEDLLISHGYKLSKNPPASYENRCDGYRHETTGSRSAQRPALNGIEAESRAGAYSKRPLVKTSSSSTESSHGSQGRQAGPGYHHDLQGLSTFHTSEGGAYDRPHLARSSQPKSDKDLAYWRRRGQDFSVLLGYSQKASVEMKGLAASPGAPRHPKENQLKVGSGAGYGRRSGLQESCEMPSACKWQSLEIESWNQPKKVGRQMSEGDREKLLQELYSLTLGDNVLSTQSRGKSQSLPRVLSPESMRCVEMPSLTNSNNSLSVTKTPSYPPNRLGVEPAKHHGTGGNVLPLVKPKYGRPLKPPSYELKRQTRAPAETVGFQDHYQKEEPVSYLGKVNEPRQDAGIPDPGLEPPVYVPPPSYKSPPHQHVTPRSLSEVPKTNPCASSDPQGPAEQVVPCQRPAMNTFEVGGDPCKDNHFPHGKQSHARRPADHLCSVQYIPFDDPRIRHIKIAPLEGLQGNSNHTENACSPSSGALQETNLEVQYNSAFVDASNLSSFAKGERTSDSSPRSNRWLAPSIQDQENCALPDQRDNCRATNHSPRNEASTEYTKGKLSVRNSHMDNTCETVTKVKKFEPGTGMQSKKSSKKKMNETIFCLVSIPVKSESNLPDTDRNNNITQSPDKNRFDNNGALQEQSLLSMSSTDLELQALTGSMTNKNELQKQELWRPEEFKQMNDLRFIQPTKHRELKYSGSWPGDQYKDQQTQTSFSEEPESPEFFHGTKPGKPDSSKQLSPKLPGCTTSTVGAKQTGSPSDERSCRQNSYSMKGQTHLSQSSNSAFSRTATSVLKSPSPKAHQSQPVPVQERENGLLSKGDVVKGEPGAPCNSTEPFGQFLLKPVSRRPWDAISELESFNKELQGQEESTSSEEDLESAAAPLQAGAFMHRSESRNEKSSQELKHGGKSEMVVPEVPVIRPGRVKSTEMVVPEVPVIRPGRVKSKSESWSMGTEHGGELRCAGSQGFSKPGGSSEGVRPADGRLIEMGMGEAKSRTSKQPIHESPIRRVLSSSSSSSCHSNPFNNPVLQEMSEDQNYLDFVKLSKCATPTNDRVLERGSGVCLSLTKRNQRCSEPDLRSVGLDVAPESGANNSDHSSDANAVEIPVNESLQARAARILGIDIAVESLLPDDRAGPHPGTSPSNSAQDFESSAIGNTVSNKEGKKEDSYEGRRKCGWTESALFVRAGGRSLYPFESQATLQEANAKPLVTEQALEQPVSPSQGEDQNLVCKSAAYQHSEKRVRSTSKVIETLQGKLTSPPSRTAMDRLVRMKEVDSVSRMRRLSIKSADSGEEVDEEKLSKVPEERGSKLASSGAVSKRVISLSENGCLGGMDKKKIDRDFSLDTYDPTKVEKV, from the exons ATGTTCAGTGTCGAAGACCTTCTGATTTCTCATGGATACAAATTGTCAAAAAATCCCCCTGCTTCATATGAGAACAGATGCGATGGATACCGGCATGAAACCACGGGGAGCAGATCTGCTCAGAGACCAGCACTGAATGGGATTGAAGCAGAATCCAGAGCTGGGGCCTACAGCAAGAGACCTCTGGTGAAAACCAGCTCGAGCAGCACTGAAAGCAGCCATGGGAGCCAAGGGAGGCAAGCAGGTCCTGGTTACCACCATGACCTTCAGGGTTTGTCCACTTTTCATACTTCAGAAGGGGG ggcTTATGACAGGCCTCATTTAGCACGGTCTTCCCAGCCCAAGAGTGATAAAGATCTGGCCTACTGGAGAAGACGAGGACAGGACTTCAGTGTGCTACTGGGCTATTCCCAGAAGGCCAGTGTGGAGATGAAAGGCCTGGCTGCATCCCCAGGGGCACCCCGGCACCCCAAGGAGAACCAGCTGAAGGTGGGCTCGGGTGCAGGGTATggcagaagaagcggcttgcAGGAAAGCTGTGAAATGCCCAGCGCCTGCAAATGGCAAAGTCTGGAAATAGAGAGCTGGAACCAGCCAAAAAAGGTGGGGAGGCAAATGTCTGAGGGTGACAGGGAGAAGCTGCTTCAAGAGCTTTATTCGCTGACCCTGGGAGACAACGTActcagcacccagagcagggggaAATCGCAGTCCTTGCCAAGGGTCCTTTCACCTGAGAGCATGCGGTGCGTGGAAATGCCCTCCCTGACCAACAGTAACAACTCACTCAGCGTCACTAAAACCCCCTCCTATCCCCCAAACAGACTGGGTGTGGAACCTGCCAAGCACCATGGAACAGGAGGCAATGTCCTTCCCCTGGTGAAGCCCAAGTATGGGAGACCTCTCAAGCCTCCATCCTATGAACTGAAGCGGCAGACTAGGGCACCTGCAGAAACCGTGGGTTTCCAGGACCACTACCAGAAAGAGGAACCCGTCTCCTACTTAGGCAAAGTCAATGAGCCAAGGCAAGATGCTGGCATTCCAGACCCTGGTTTGGAGCCCCCAGTGTATGTACCTCCTCCTTCTTACAAATCCCCACCTCACCAACACGTGACCCCCCGTTCCCTCAGTGAAGTGCCTAAAACCAACCCGTGCGCCAGCAGTGACCCACAGGGTCCTGCAGAGCAGGTTGTCCCATGCCAACGACCAGCAATGAATACTTTTGAAGTGGGGGGTGACCCTTGCAAAGACAACCATTTTCCTCATGGGAAGCAAAGCCATGCAAGGCGCCCTGCTGACCACCTGTGTTCCGTTCAGTACATTCCCTTTGATGATCCTCGGATACGACACATTAAAATTGCACCACTGGAAGGTCTGCAGGGCAACTCTAACCACACTGAAAATGCATGTAGTCCCAGTTCTGGTGCTTTGCAAGAGACAAATCTTGAAGTACAGTACAACAGTGCCTTTGTGGATGCATCAAACTTGTCCAGTTTTGCGAAGGGAGAAAGAACTTCCGACAGCTCCCCGCGTAGCAACAGATGGTTGGCACCATCCATCCAAGATCAGGAAAACTGTGCCTTGCCGGACCAAAGAGACAATTGTAGAGCAACTAATCACAGCCCCCGCAACGAAGCCAGCACAGAGTACACGAAAGGCAAACTTTCTGTAAGAAATTCACATATGGACAACACCTGTGAGACTGTTACAAAAGTGAAAAAGTTTGAACCTGGAACTGGGATGCAGAGCAAAAAGagttcaaagaaaaaaatgaatgaaactATATTTTGTTTGGTATCCATCCCAGTTAAATCAGAATCCAATCTGCCAGATACAGATAGGAACAACAACATAACTCAGAGCCCTGATAAGAATAGGTTTGATAACAATGGAGCTTTGCAAGAACAAAGTCTCTTAAGTATGTCTTCAACAGACTTGGAGTTACAAGCGCTTACAGGAAGCATGACCAATAAAAATGAGTTACAAAAACAAGAGCTGTGGAGACCAGAAGAGTTCAAACAAATGAATGACCTCAGATTTATTCAGCCTACAAAACACAGAGAGCTCAAATATTCTGGCTCCTGGCCAGGTGATCAGTACAAAGACCAGCAGACGCAGACAAGTTTCTCTGAAGAACCTGAGAGCCCAGAATTTTTCCATGGTACAAAGCCTGGGAAGCCTGATAGTAGCAAGCAGCTATCTCCAAAACTCCCAGGATGTACAACATCCACAGTGGGGGCAAAACAGACAGGGTCACCTTCTGATGAGAGAAGCTGCAGACAGAACAGTTACAGTATGAAGGGCCAGACTCACCTCAGCCAGTCTAGCAACAGTGCATTTTCTAGGACTGCCACCTCAGTCCTTAAGTCTCCCTCCCCAAAAGCCCACCAGAGCCAGCCTGTGCCTGTCCAAGAGAGGGAAAATGGCCTTCTTTCCAAGGGAGATGTAGTTAAGGGAGAACCAGGTGCTCCCTGCAACAGTACAGAACCATTTGGGCAGTTCCTGTTGAAACCTGTAAGTCGCCGTCCCTGGGATGCAATAAGTGAGCTAGAAAGTTTTAACAAGGAGCTGCaagggcaggaggagagcaCAAGCAGTGAAGAAGATTTGGaaagtgctgcagctcctctgcaggcaGGTGCCTTTATGCACAGGAGTGAGTCCAGAAATGAGAAATCAAGCCAGGAGCTAAAACATGGTGGGAAATCAGAAATGGTTGTGCCAGAGGTGCCTGTAATTAGGCCAGGAAGGGTTAAAAGTACAGAAATGGTTGTGCCAGAGGTGCCTGTAATTAGGCCAGGAAGGGTTAAAAGTAAGTCTGAAAGTTGGAGCATGGGGACAGAGCATGGTGGCGAGCTAAGATGTGCTGGCTCTCAAGGCTTTTCaaagccaggagggagcagtgaAGGAGTCAGGCCAGCAGATGGAAGACTGATAGAAATGGGGATGGGGGAAGCCAAGAGCAGAACAAGCAAACAGCCAATTCATGAGAGCCCTATCAGAAGAGTTTTGTCCAGTAGCTCAAGTAGTTCATGTCACAGTAATCCTTTCAATAACCCTGTCTTGCAGGAGATGAGTGAAGACCAAAATTACCTAGACTTTGTTAAACTGAGCAAATGTGCAACTCCCACAAATGATAGGGTATTAGAGAGAGGGTCAGGAGTATGCTTGTCACTAACAAAGAGGAACCAAAGGTGCTCTGAGCCAGATTTGAGGTCAGTAGGACTTGATGTGGCCCCAGAATCTGGTGCTAACAACTCTGATCACTCTTCAGATGCAAATGCAGTGGAAATCCCTGTGAATGAGTCATTGCAGGCAAGAGCTGCAAGAATTTTAGGTATAGATATAGCAGTGGAATCTCTCCTTCCGGATGACCGTGCTGGGCCCCACCCAGGCACTAGCCCTTCAAACAGTGCTCAGGACTTTGAGTCATCAGCAATAGGGAACACAGTAAgtaacaaagaaggaaaaaaggaagattcTTATGAAGGCAGACGAAAGTGTGGCTGGACAGAGAGTGCTCTCTTTGTCAGAGCGGGAGGGCGATCTTTATACCCTTTTGAAAGCCAGGCCACTCTCCAGGAAGCCAATGCTAAACCACTGGTAACTGAGCAAGCTCTTGAACAGCCTGTGAGTCCCAGCCAAGGTGAGGACCAAAACTTGGTTTGCAAGTCAGCTGCTTATCAGCATTCAGAAAAGAGAGTGAGGAGCACCTCCAAAGTGATAGAGACACTCCAAGGCAAGCTCACGTCCCCACCCAGCCGGACTGCCATGGATCGCTTGGTGCGCATGAAGGAAGTTGACTCTGTGTCGCGCATGAGACGCCTGAGCATTAAGAGTGCAGACTCAGGAGAGGAGGTGGATGAGGAGAAGCTGTCGAAGGTACCAGAGGAGAGAGGAAGCAAACTGGCAAGCTCAGGGGCTGTTTCCAAGCGTGTCATCTCTCTCAGTGAAAATGGATGTTTAGGTGGAATGGACAAGAAGAAGATCGACAGAGATTTTTCGTTAG ATACATATGACCCCACCAAAGTTGAAAAGGTGTGA
- the JCAD gene encoding junctional cadherin 5-associated protein isoform X2, whose protein sequence is MKGLAASPGAPRHPKENQLKVGSGAGYGRRSGLQESCEMPSACKWQSLEIESWNQPKKVGRQMSEGDREKLLQELYSLTLGDNVLSTQSRGKSQSLPRVLSPESMRCVEMPSLTNSNNSLSVTKTPSYPPNRLGVEPAKHHGTGGNVLPLVKPKYGRPLKPPSYELKRQTRAPAETVGFQDHYQKEEPVSYLGKVNEPRQDAGIPDPGLEPPVYVPPPSYKSPPHQHVTPRSLSEVPKTNPCASSDPQGPAEQVVPCQRPAMNTFEVGGDPCKDNHFPHGKQSHARRPADHLCSVQYIPFDDPRIRHIKIAPLEGLQGNSNHTENACSPSSGALQETNLEVQYNSAFVDASNLSSFAKGERTSDSSPRSNRWLAPSIQDQENCALPDQRDNCRATNHSPRNEASTEYTKGKLSVRNSHMDNTCETVTKVKKFEPGTGMQSKKSSKKKMNETIFCLVSIPVKSESNLPDTDRNNNITQSPDKNRFDNNGALQEQSLLSMSSTDLELQALTGSMTNKNELQKQELWRPEEFKQMNDLRFIQPTKHRELKYSGSWPGDQYKDQQTQTSFSEEPESPEFFHGTKPGKPDSSKQLSPKLPGCTTSTVGAKQTGSPSDERSCRQNSYSMKGQTHLSQSSNSAFSRTATSVLKSPSPKAHQSQPVPVQERENGLLSKGDVVKGEPGAPCNSTEPFGQFLLKPVSRRPWDAISELESFNKELQGQEESTSSEEDLESAAAPLQAGAFMHRSESRNEKSSQELKHGGKSEMVVPEVPVIRPGRVKSTEMVVPEVPVIRPGRVKSKSESWSMGTEHGGELRCAGSQGFSKPGGSSEGVRPADGRLIEMGMGEAKSRTSKQPIHESPIRRVLSSSSSSSCHSNPFNNPVLQEMSEDQNYLDFVKLSKCATPTNDRVLERGSGVCLSLTKRNQRCSEPDLRSVGLDVAPESGANNSDHSSDANAVEIPVNESLQARAARILGIDIAVESLLPDDRAGPHPGTSPSNSAQDFESSAIGNTVSNKEGKKEDSYEGRRKCGWTESALFVRAGGRSLYPFESQATLQEANAKPLVTEQALEQPVSPSQGEDQNLVCKSAAYQHSEKRVRSTSKVIETLQGKLTSPPSRTAMDRLVRMKEVDSVSRMRRLSIKSADSGEEVDEEKLSKVPEERGSKLASSGAVSKRVISLSENGCLGGMDKKKIDRDFSLDTYDPTKVEKV, encoded by the exons ATGAAAGGCCTGGCTGCATCCCCAGGGGCACCCCGGCACCCCAAGGAGAACCAGCTGAAGGTGGGCTCGGGTGCAGGGTATggcagaagaagcggcttgcAGGAAAGCTGTGAAATGCCCAGCGCCTGCAAATGGCAAAGTCTGGAAATAGAGAGCTGGAACCAGCCAAAAAAGGTGGGGAGGCAAATGTCTGAGGGTGACAGGGAGAAGCTGCTTCAAGAGCTTTATTCGCTGACCCTGGGAGACAACGTActcagcacccagagcagggggaAATCGCAGTCCTTGCCAAGGGTCCTTTCACCTGAGAGCATGCGGTGCGTGGAAATGCCCTCCCTGACCAACAGTAACAACTCACTCAGCGTCACTAAAACCCCCTCCTATCCCCCAAACAGACTGGGTGTGGAACCTGCCAAGCACCATGGAACAGGAGGCAATGTCCTTCCCCTGGTGAAGCCCAAGTATGGGAGACCTCTCAAGCCTCCATCCTATGAACTGAAGCGGCAGACTAGGGCACCTGCAGAAACCGTGGGTTTCCAGGACCACTACCAGAAAGAGGAACCCGTCTCCTACTTAGGCAAAGTCAATGAGCCAAGGCAAGATGCTGGCATTCCAGACCCTGGTTTGGAGCCCCCAGTGTATGTACCTCCTCCTTCTTACAAATCCCCACCTCACCAACACGTGACCCCCCGTTCCCTCAGTGAAGTGCCTAAAACCAACCCGTGCGCCAGCAGTGACCCACAGGGTCCTGCAGAGCAGGTTGTCCCATGCCAACGACCAGCAATGAATACTTTTGAAGTGGGGGGTGACCCTTGCAAAGACAACCATTTTCCTCATGGGAAGCAAAGCCATGCAAGGCGCCCTGCTGACCACCTGTGTTCCGTTCAGTACATTCCCTTTGATGATCCTCGGATACGACACATTAAAATTGCACCACTGGAAGGTCTGCAGGGCAACTCTAACCACACTGAAAATGCATGTAGTCCCAGTTCTGGTGCTTTGCAAGAGACAAATCTTGAAGTACAGTACAACAGTGCCTTTGTGGATGCATCAAACTTGTCCAGTTTTGCGAAGGGAGAAAGAACTTCCGACAGCTCCCCGCGTAGCAACAGATGGTTGGCACCATCCATCCAAGATCAGGAAAACTGTGCCTTGCCGGACCAAAGAGACAATTGTAGAGCAACTAATCACAGCCCCCGCAACGAAGCCAGCACAGAGTACACGAAAGGCAAACTTTCTGTAAGAAATTCACATATGGACAACACCTGTGAGACTGTTACAAAAGTGAAAAAGTTTGAACCTGGAACTGGGATGCAGAGCAAAAAGagttcaaagaaaaaaatgaatgaaactATATTTTGTTTGGTATCCATCCCAGTTAAATCAGAATCCAATCTGCCAGATACAGATAGGAACAACAACATAACTCAGAGCCCTGATAAGAATAGGTTTGATAACAATGGAGCTTTGCAAGAACAAAGTCTCTTAAGTATGTCTTCAACAGACTTGGAGTTACAAGCGCTTACAGGAAGCATGACCAATAAAAATGAGTTACAAAAACAAGAGCTGTGGAGACCAGAAGAGTTCAAACAAATGAATGACCTCAGATTTATTCAGCCTACAAAACACAGAGAGCTCAAATATTCTGGCTCCTGGCCAGGTGATCAGTACAAAGACCAGCAGACGCAGACAAGTTTCTCTGAAGAACCTGAGAGCCCAGAATTTTTCCATGGTACAAAGCCTGGGAAGCCTGATAGTAGCAAGCAGCTATCTCCAAAACTCCCAGGATGTACAACATCCACAGTGGGGGCAAAACAGACAGGGTCACCTTCTGATGAGAGAAGCTGCAGACAGAACAGTTACAGTATGAAGGGCCAGACTCACCTCAGCCAGTCTAGCAACAGTGCATTTTCTAGGACTGCCACCTCAGTCCTTAAGTCTCCCTCCCCAAAAGCCCACCAGAGCCAGCCTGTGCCTGTCCAAGAGAGGGAAAATGGCCTTCTTTCCAAGGGAGATGTAGTTAAGGGAGAACCAGGTGCTCCCTGCAACAGTACAGAACCATTTGGGCAGTTCCTGTTGAAACCTGTAAGTCGCCGTCCCTGGGATGCAATAAGTGAGCTAGAAAGTTTTAACAAGGAGCTGCaagggcaggaggagagcaCAAGCAGTGAAGAAGATTTGGaaagtgctgcagctcctctgcaggcaGGTGCCTTTATGCACAGGAGTGAGTCCAGAAATGAGAAATCAAGCCAGGAGCTAAAACATGGTGGGAAATCAGAAATGGTTGTGCCAGAGGTGCCTGTAATTAGGCCAGGAAGGGTTAAAAGTACAGAAATGGTTGTGCCAGAGGTGCCTGTAATTAGGCCAGGAAGGGTTAAAAGTAAGTCTGAAAGTTGGAGCATGGGGACAGAGCATGGTGGCGAGCTAAGATGTGCTGGCTCTCAAGGCTTTTCaaagccaggagggagcagtgaAGGAGTCAGGCCAGCAGATGGAAGACTGATAGAAATGGGGATGGGGGAAGCCAAGAGCAGAACAAGCAAACAGCCAATTCATGAGAGCCCTATCAGAAGAGTTTTGTCCAGTAGCTCAAGTAGTTCATGTCACAGTAATCCTTTCAATAACCCTGTCTTGCAGGAGATGAGTGAAGACCAAAATTACCTAGACTTTGTTAAACTGAGCAAATGTGCAACTCCCACAAATGATAGGGTATTAGAGAGAGGGTCAGGAGTATGCTTGTCACTAACAAAGAGGAACCAAAGGTGCTCTGAGCCAGATTTGAGGTCAGTAGGACTTGATGTGGCCCCAGAATCTGGTGCTAACAACTCTGATCACTCTTCAGATGCAAATGCAGTGGAAATCCCTGTGAATGAGTCATTGCAGGCAAGAGCTGCAAGAATTTTAGGTATAGATATAGCAGTGGAATCTCTCCTTCCGGATGACCGTGCTGGGCCCCACCCAGGCACTAGCCCTTCAAACAGTGCTCAGGACTTTGAGTCATCAGCAATAGGGAACACAGTAAgtaacaaagaaggaaaaaaggaagattcTTATGAAGGCAGACGAAAGTGTGGCTGGACAGAGAGTGCTCTCTTTGTCAGAGCGGGAGGGCGATCTTTATACCCTTTTGAAAGCCAGGCCACTCTCCAGGAAGCCAATGCTAAACCACTGGTAACTGAGCAAGCTCTTGAACAGCCTGTGAGTCCCAGCCAAGGTGAGGACCAAAACTTGGTTTGCAAGTCAGCTGCTTATCAGCATTCAGAAAAGAGAGTGAGGAGCACCTCCAAAGTGATAGAGACACTCCAAGGCAAGCTCACGTCCCCACCCAGCCGGACTGCCATGGATCGCTTGGTGCGCATGAAGGAAGTTGACTCTGTGTCGCGCATGAGACGCCTGAGCATTAAGAGTGCAGACTCAGGAGAGGAGGTGGATGAGGAGAAGCTGTCGAAGGTACCAGAGGAGAGAGGAAGCAAACTGGCAAGCTCAGGGGCTGTTTCCAAGCGTGTCATCTCTCTCAGTGAAAATGGATGTTTAGGTGGAATGGACAAGAAGAAGATCGACAGAGATTTTTCGTTAG ATACATATGACCCCACCAAAGTTGAAAAGGTGTGA